DNA from Drosophila busckii strain San Diego stock center, stock number 13000-0081.31 chromosome 2R, ASM1175060v1, whole genome shotgun sequence:
CGAATATTGGCGGTCGGCTGATGTGAAGACCATTGAGATGGAGTTTAGCGACCAGCTGCAGATACTGGAGGCGTTTGCCAATGTGCCGCGCGAGAGTGTGCACGGTATGCGTCTGCCCTTCCTGCAGATATCAGGAAATAATACCTATGAGGCCATCAAGTCGCTGGGCTTGACCTACGACAGCTCGTGGCCCACTCAGCAGTTCAAAAATCCTGCCATGTGGCCATATACCTTGGACTATCTCTCCGTGCAGGATTGCCAGATTGGACCTTGTCCAACTGCTGCTCTGCCAGGTGTTTGGGTAGCACCCATGGTGACCTGGACGGACATGGAGGGTTACAGCTGTTCAATGATTGATGCCTGCGCTTATCCGCCCGAGGACAAAGTGGATGCACTTTTCGAATGGATGTTGGAGAACTTCAATCGTCACTATATGGGCAATCGCGCTCCCTTCGGCATGTATCTGCATGCAGCTTGGTTCTCCCGCGGACGCAACTACTTTGCTGCCTTCAAGAAGTGAGTCCCATcgacattaaatttaactttctctaaaaatgtttgttgcaGGTTCATCAATCATCTGTCCACCTATCCCGATGTGTACATGACCAGCGTCTCCCGCATGCTGGAGTATGTGCGTAAGCCCGTGCTGGGTCAGCCCTTCAAGAGCTGCGAGCCCAAGCGACAGGCCGAATGTCATGCTGTCCAGTGTAGTGTCCAGAAGAAGTCCAGCAAGGAGACGCGCTACATGAATGTCTGTAACAAGTGTCCTGCCGTCTATCCCTGGCTAAATAACCCATTGGGCCAGGATATGTAAATGCTTTTTAGCCAccaaacaataaacagcagcagcaacaacaacaacaacgtctCACTGTCATTCACTCACACATAGCCATAAGCCCCATCATAGGATCCAAGCCAATTTACATTTCAGCCCACAGCGTCACTGATAAATTACTTGATATTATGCCCTCGACTGTGAGAGACGCTTAATTAACGCATTCCAGCTGCAGTTCGCTGCCAGCTTTGCAACTCTCGCGTCCACGTCCACGTGCAGACTTTGTCAATTTTCGGCTGCAACTTCGCCTAAGTGTAGCCATATTTTATGGCCACGTCATGAATTAATACGACAACAATATGAGGTTGGAGTCCTACACCTGCAGAAAATATGTGAATACAATTGGGCAATTGCCTATAGCAAAGGAAAGAGCCTAAGATTTTATAGCGATGTGTGCTACTGTAAAGagtttttggcataaattcgattatatatagatatagataaaAAGCCATAgtatatgcacatatttatGCCTCCCTATACAAACCCATTTTgaattatatgtaaataatatcATATTGGTCAAGATTTTGACCTACAGCTAGAGGCTACCATAAAAAAttagtataataaataaaaatcaaaaataaagtgttacaaaagcaaaagccaagaAGTATATTAACAAGTTATACTAATTTGATTACTTATATAAAACGCCTATTGGTGTTAGAGTGGAATATGTAGAATATGCAAACCAGCGTTTGGTTTCTAAAtcgttaaaataaaaaataaagtaaaccatgaacaataataacaatgccaCCTATATaggtaaaaataataaatagacttgaatgatttttatatatattttgcatacaaattccACAAAGTTCATTGTCTCTGCTAACGAAATAGCTTTGAGAATTATATAAAGCTGTCAGAATTCAGCTCATAGCTTTAGCTACAAAAgtctttcattttattatacaagtcttattttttttttgcctaaaGACACTCACTATTTTATCTCAGTGCATTAATGTATGTAGTTGTAACAAGTGGtgagtggcaagtggcaagtggcgcTGGACatcaatgcagctgctgcctgtaAATGACAGCGACGTGGACAAGGCTTCTTGGTCCACAAGTCTGGCGGCTGCATTGACATGTGTCTGGTGCGAcggttttgcatttttggttAATGGACTTCTAACTAATGGCAGACAATATCTGAGTTGGGTGGGGGACTTTGAGCTAATGACAACAAAGCTTGTAGCCAATTTAAGgtgacaaaatatttaaataaagttactaaacattttaattttatatgtggACTTGTCTTTATTGGTTTAGACGCCTCTGACACGCTTATGACAATGTTTATTAGCTAGAATATAGCCCTGCGGACAGCCAGCTTCTAATATATTATACGGTTTAACCAGCAACATTTCACTTGTAGTCCATTTGATGCGGTCCATGGGTTTCTGATTCTTATTAGCGCCactaaattttgtattcatttggCTGGCAGCTTCGACAATTTCGCTGTCAGTCGATTGACAAATCGACAGACACAAAGCTAAGCacagcatacaaaataaaaatcccCGCAACATGTTAATTATTCAAttcgaattttaattatgcgaCAACGAAACGTTTCAAACAACTGACCAAATTAAACTGATGCTGAGGCTTTCTTTTTGTAGTATTTTAAAAGAAGTTGCTCAAGCTGCTGTCGCCTTATAAGGCCGCTAAGGTTGAGGGCTCTTCAGTGCTTGCCACAATTTATTGAAGGCCGCAGACAAACTTTTATCAtcgttattttgtttatagtaaaAACGCCAAAAAGTGCTGCCAATATTTACGTTAGCCAAACAAATAGTAGATGTACAGATAATGAATACAGAGGCAGACAATCAATGCCGTGCCAAATTAAACTTGGCTTTTATGAAAATGAAGAAAACGCTGGAGAAAACAATGCACACTAACCAAGAAGGGTATGTGGATTTTATAGTGCGCTTCGCAATATAAAAAAGGTaagaaattaaagttgcatgtaaataaattatagcatCTGTTTAATTActattcataaattaaatttgatactTTTTTGTATCCaaataaatatctaaataaGAATAATCtatgtgaattttatttactttttatgtaAGTCTTTGAATTAGATTAAATTAAGTTAGGGCCAAGAGTTTCCAGAGCTACATCAATTTTTTACAATCAGTTTTCCATATTTTTCTCTACTTTATACATggttaaaatacaaataaacgcAAAGTTTTATGAAGTTTACAGGCGAAAGTACgataagcaatatttttgaataacataatttattgattggATTTTGagagtaataaaaaaataaaaatacatttgttactcaaaaaaatatttaaaatatttcatgctGTCCATTCCAacttattaaagtttataaattcaagCTAATACAAATTCTTAGTTATGATTATAACTTTAAAGATGTGCAAAAAAAGGACTGgtaataattttctataaaaatataaatttttgtctGAGTGTTTGCATATAATGAATGCTAtagtttgtgttttattttaagctagtAGAAAAAGCATAGAAACTTCCACATGCCAATGCTTAACTCTCTTgcagtatttttatatttttctcaCAAGAAAATCaagaaaattgtaaatgcaaGTGCTGGCTGATTACAAGTGCGAGGCTGATTAAGAGACGCGTCCATTGTGGTAAGAGAAATAGACAATACCCGAGTGCCTCTTTCCTCACTTACAAAAACGGCAATTAGAGCACTGTAACGATTTCTTATTGTTAACTTGGAGCTCATTCTCTTcagctctctctatctctcgctctctctctctgtctctctcttgtttgcttttagctcataaaaaatgctttCTATTGACTTGGGCATTTTATTTGGCACACGCACACTCTCGCACATTTAGCATACATTTCGCCAACTCTCtgctgcttacatttttttgtttgtcatgaATAAATGAGCATACGACATGTTGCACGCAGGAGAAGCGGGAATGCTAAGCGCCTTGCCCTTGCATCAGCTGCCAAAGTGTGCGGCACGCATTATTTTAATGTACAAATAAGAGCATGCGAAGCTCAAAAGGACAATGAGCACTTCGTAGGCGtaccttttattttttagggCATTTAACCCAAGTACAGTGGAAAGTGGGATACGGGCGGGGAATTTGTGCCATTTAAAATGACATTTTTATGTAgcttttgaaaattatgcCACAGCTACTTACTTTGGCGCATGTGGCAGACACCGCGACAATAGAATTGTGCAAATTATTAGCCCAAATTGCTGACATTTattaagagcagcagcttagaAATAATAGAATGAGTGACTGATGGTATTAGGCTTTCAATGTCTTCCCTAAATGCCATGCAAATGTGAAATTATCatatttagtaattttaaaatcagCGCATGACTTGAAGAGTGACTTTAATATTAGTTATTctctttaaacaattaaacgcATTTAAGTTGGTCgcaactattttatttgtcaaagtgtataaaaatgtatttatagaattatttacatttcttcatttatttatggctcTCTGCCATAGTCTACTACAAGGATAACTTCATCAgtattgatatatatttaatgtcgaCGAGacttcaaaaattcaaagacCCCCAACACCGCCCGATCCCGGACGCCGAGCAGCAATATCCAGTGGCCACTGTCATCCAGCATAAGGATATTCACaagtgtttattatttattttgcataaatataatgttaatGTGCGTCGGTGTAGCGTAAATCACTTTGACCTATCCTCTTACCTCTTTCTCATAGCAAATctcatacatattttatttgttgcgcATTATTATTTCTGGGGCCTTTATATTTTCAGAGGCCCACATAAGAGAGCGTGCACTGCATTTGCGAACTTTTTCAGTAATACTTTATTTTGTGTACTTGTTAAACTGtgaattttcataaattattaatgaaagaaatttatattaatttatcgGTATTGCAGTGgttgcgtttaattaaaatataaatttaaattgaattaattaactgAAAGCTGCTGTTcgcacacaatttaatttaattttgtcagTTCTAAGTAACTATTCATATTGTGAGTGCATTTTGCACTATTT
Protein-coding regions in this window:
- the LOC108595554 gene encoding uncharacterized protein LOC108595554; its protein translation is MKYVKLLLLGLLIASTLLSDVNAQKDKTKTKNKSKSKNKVKPTEPATLERPALQKAEACSATKCKLPDCRCSDATLPRPKFKGKEKEIPQFVSITFDDAINVVNSAQYELLFEDLKNPDGCDATGTFFLSHEYTDYERVNSLYNAGHEIALHSVTHGDGTEYWRSADVKTIEMEFSDQLQILEAFANVPRESVHGMRLPFLQISGNNTYEAIKSLGLTYDSSWPTQQFKNPAMWPYTLDYLSVQDCQIGPCPTAALPGVWVAPMVTWTDMEGYSCSMIDACAYPPEDKVDALFEWMLENFNRHYMGNRAPFGMYLHAAWFSRGRNYFAAFKKFINHLSTYPDVYMTSVSRMLEYVRKPVLGQPFKSCEPKRQAECHAVQCSVQKKSSKETRYMNVCNKCPAVYPWLNNPLGQDM